A window from Mus caroli chromosome 2, CAROLI_EIJ_v1.1, whole genome shotgun sequence encodes these proteins:
- the Spata2 gene encoding spermatogenesis-associated protein 2, which translates to MDTKYKDDLFRKYVQFHEGKVDTTPGNQQPGSDEYLRVAAATLLSLHKVDPLYRFRLIQFYEVVESSLRSLSGSSLSALHCAFGMLETMAINLFLFPWKKEFRSIKTYTGPFVYYVKSTLLEKDIRAILRFMGYEPELGTVYKLKELVESLQVKMVSFELFLAKVECEQMLGIHLQVKDKGYSELDVVAERKSSTEDARGCSDALRRRAESREHLTTSMARVALQKSASERAAKDYYKPRVTKPSRSVDAYDSYWESRKPPSKASLSLRKEPLAMDIGEDLKDEIIRPSPSLLAMSSSPHGSPDDLPSISSINGLGLLRSTYFSTQDDVDLYTDSEPRATYRRQDALRPDVWLVKNDTHPIYHKRSPPTKESALSKCQNCGLSCSSSLCQRCDSVLVCPSASKPSAFPSKASVHDSLAHGAPMREKYVGHQTQGLDRLASVHSKPKPSTTATSRCGFCNRAGATNTCTQCSKVSCDACLGAYHYDPCCRKSELHKFMANSQLNYKSTPFSQLVYR; encoded by the exons ATGGATACGAAGTACAAGGATGACTTATTCCGGAAGTACGTGCAGTTCCATGAGGGCAAAGTGGACACCACCCCCGGCAACCAGCAGCCTGGCAGCGATGAGTACCTGCGCGTGGCAGCTGCCACCCTGCTCAGCCTGCACAAGGTGGACCCTTTATATCGATTTCGGCTGATCCAGTTTTATGAGGTGGTGGAGAGCTCCCTCCGCTCTCTGAGCGGCTCCAGCCTGAGTGCTCTGCACTGCGCCTTCGGCATGCTGGAGACAATGGCCATCAACCTCTTCCTGTTCCCCTGGAAGAAGGAGTTCCGCAGCATCAAG ACCTACACTGGCCCATTTGTTTACTATGTCAAGTCCACGTTGCTGGAGAAGGACATCAGAGCCATTCTAAGGTTCATGGGCTATGAGCCTGAGTTGGGGACTGTGTACAAACTCAAAGAGCTTGTGGAGTCCCTCCAGGTGAAGATGGTCTCCTTTGAGCTCTTCTTGGCCAAGGTCGAGTGTGAGCAGATGCTGGGCATCCACTTGCAGGTGAAGGACAAAGGCTACTCAGAGCTGGACGTGGTGGCTGAGCGCAAGAGCAGCACGGAGGATGCGAGAGGGTGCTCAGATGCACTGCGGAGGCGGGCTGAGAGTCGGGAGCACCTGACCACTTCCATGGCTCGTGTGGCACTCCAGAAATCAGCCAGTGAGCGAGCGGCCAAGGACTACTACAAGCCCCGAGTGACCAAACCCTCCAGGTCGGTGGATGCCTACGACAGCTACTGGGAGAGCAGGAAGCCCCCCTCGAAGGCCTCACTGAGTCTGCGCAAGGAGCCCCTGGCCATGGATATAGGGGAAGACTTGAAGGATGAGATCATCCGCCCATCCCCCTCATTGCTGGCCATGTCCAGCTCCCCCCATGGTAGCCCTGATGaccttccctccatctcctccatcaaTGGCCTTGGCCTTCTTCGTAGTACATACTTTTCCACTCAGGATGACGTGGACCTGTATACAGATtcagaacccagggccacctacCGGAGGCAGGATGCTCTGCGGCCCGATGTATGGCTGGTCAAAAATGATACCCACCCCATCTACCACAAGCGTTCACCCCCCACCAAAGAGTCTGCCCTCTCCAAGTGCCAAAACTGCGGCCTGTCCTGCAGCTCCTCCCTCTGCCAGCGCTGTGACAGTGTGCTGGTCTGTCCTTCGGCCTCCAAGCCCAGCGCTTTCCCCAGCAAGGCTTCTGTACACGACAGCTTGGCCCACGGGGCACCTATGCGGGAGAAGTATGTGGGTCACCAGACTCAGGGCCTTGACCGGCTGGCATCTGTCCACTCAAAGCCCAAGCCCTCTACCACAGCCACCTCCCGCTGTGGCTTCTGTAACCGTGCAGGTGCCACAAACACATGCACCCAGTGTTCAAAAGTTTCCTGTGACGCCTGCCTCGGCGCCTACCACTACGACCCGTGCTGCAGAAAGAGTGAGCTGCACAAGTTCATGGCCAACAGTCAGCTGAACTACAAGTCCACCCCGTTCTCCCAGCTCGTGTACAGATAG